One Fontisphaera persica DNA window includes the following coding sequences:
- a CDS encoding tetratricopeptide repeat protein: MSHHTLHAGLRITLLLGLGLGIVCGTLAAPLETSLPPEMPPGLLSLMGALRQKAAPLERQLAQALQKEDFAQAEKLCRQLTNDLPYYSHGFYNLGCLRSRAGLTHEAFALLEAAVERGFNDALHIERDPDWENLRPDPRFKAILERARRTRPLIAWYRPTPAVPSNGVAWVSDANTAAAQSGLFRAEFKLNPAAVTNLPITQWKHEAGDLLRQWWAAGTAAGNGGDLYDNRDGDHSNLPRELFPQLTYVEYAPEAKALELHWGIAAHLMLQGGVVIGNASVASVMGPFWRSMTRAAYTSPGPLSLLPAQYFANQIYFYPSHRDYQPGHNGKLPDGREGGYGDVFPANTPYVITSLGSSGSDQPFLQAVAATLAAFQPEVKQGLTTRGLIAPTIQYLLRRSLNNVNSREDYLSGKAHPPVFDAKHLDPKRMVTLAHELRPESLPPVVILRVEKEDKPLPNRDFFEPVDSEELFTTVAAIARVMRSTQLRRAMLVNASGSRDVSQRPLRFHWVLLQGDPRKVRLRTFDAQGSRAEIQVDWHPRFPIAGPPGMAANRVDVGVFADNGVHLSAPAFITWYCPDNQERVYDEQGRIRSITYTGEFEPGNYADPMVVSARSWRDEYHYDNSGKLTGWTRWRGGISEDFNANGELIIKKDASGLPLETRRVRYTLRPRPNLPPALEQQILDPAAPATPLTNTTSRPLLNAPIAP; encoded by the coding sequence ATGTCGCATCACACCTTGCATGCCGGCCTGCGAATAACCCTGCTCCTTGGCCTGGGGTTGGGCATCGTGTGCGGGACGCTGGCCGCGCCCCTGGAGACTTCCTTGCCGCCAGAAATGCCGCCCGGCCTCCTGAGCCTGATGGGCGCCCTGCGGCAGAAAGCCGCCCCGCTGGAACGCCAACTGGCCCAAGCCTTGCAAAAAGAGGACTTTGCTCAGGCCGAAAAACTCTGCCGCCAGCTTACCAATGATCTTCCCTACTACTCCCATGGTTTTTACAACCTCGGCTGCCTCCGCTCCCGGGCCGGCCTGACCCATGAAGCCTTTGCCCTGCTGGAAGCCGCCGTGGAGCGCGGCTTCAACGATGCCCTCCACATTGAGCGCGACCCCGACTGGGAAAACCTCCGGCCCGACCCCCGCTTCAAGGCCATACTGGAGCGCGCCCGGCGCACCCGCCCCTTGATTGCGTGGTACCGGCCCACTCCGGCTGTGCCCTCCAACGGGGTGGCTTGGGTCAGCGATGCCAATACCGCCGCCGCTCAATCCGGCCTTTTCCGCGCCGAATTCAAACTCAACCCCGCCGCCGTCACCAACCTGCCCATCACCCAATGGAAACATGAAGCCGGCGATTTGCTCCGCCAATGGTGGGCCGCCGGCACTGCCGCCGGAAACGGCGGCGACCTCTACGACAACCGCGATGGCGACCATTCCAATCTGCCGCGTGAGTTGTTCCCCCAATTGACCTATGTCGAATACGCCCCCGAAGCCAAAGCCCTGGAATTGCACTGGGGCATTGCCGCCCACCTTATGCTCCAAGGAGGCGTGGTCATCGGCAATGCCTCCGTGGCCTCCGTCATGGGGCCTTTCTGGCGCAGCATGACCCGCGCCGCCTACACCTCCCCCGGCCCCTTGAGCCTGCTGCCCGCCCAGTACTTTGCCAACCAAATCTACTTCTACCCCAGCCATCGCGATTACCAGCCGGGCCACAACGGCAAATTACCCGATGGCCGCGAAGGCGGGTATGGGGACGTTTTCCCCGCCAACACCCCCTACGTCATCACCTCACTAGGCTCCAGCGGGTCAGACCAGCCGTTTTTACAGGCGGTGGCCGCCACGCTGGCCGCCTTTCAGCCGGAAGTAAAACAAGGACTGACCACTCGCGGTCTCATCGCCCCCACCATTCAGTATCTATTGCGCCGCAGTCTCAATAACGTGAACAGCCGTGAGGACTACCTTTCCGGCAAGGCCCATCCGCCGGTGTTTGACGCCAAACACCTGGACCCCAAACGCATGGTCACCCTGGCCCACGAGCTCCGGCCCGAGAGCCTGCCGCCGGTGGTCATCTTGCGCGTGGAAAAAGAAGACAAGCCCCTCCCCAACCGCGACTTCTTTGAGCCGGTGGACAGCGAGGAATTATTCACCACTGTGGCCGCCATTGCCCGCGTCATGCGCTCCACCCAACTGCGCCGCGCCATGCTGGTCAATGCCTCCGGCAGCCGCGATGTCAGCCAGCGACCCCTGCGCTTCCACTGGGTGCTTTTGCAGGGCGACCCCCGCAAAGTCCGCCTGCGCACCTTCGACGCCCAGGGCAGCCGCGCCGAAATTCAAGTGGACTGGCACCCGCGCTTTCCCATCGCCGGCCCCCCGGGCATGGCCGCCAACCGGGTGGATGTTGGCGTCTTTGCCGATAACGGCGTGCATCTTTCCGCCCCCGCCTTCATCACCTGGTACTGTCCGGATAATCAGGAGCGCGTTTATGACGAACAGGGCCGCATCCGCTCCATTACCTACACCGGCGAATTTGAACCGGGCAACTATGCGGACCCCATGGTAGTGTCGGCGCGCTCGTGGCGGGATGAATACCATTATGACAATAGCGGGAAATTGACCGGTTGGACCCGCTGGCGCGGCGGCATTAGTGAGGACTTTAACGCTAACGGTGAGTTAATTATCAAAAAAGATGCCTCCGGACTGCCCTTGGAAACCCGCCGCGTGCGTTACACCTTGCGCCCTCGTCCCAACCTCCCCCCGGCCCTTGAACAGCAAATCCTGGACCCCGCCGCGCCCGCCACCCCCCTCACCAACACCACCAGCCGGCCGTTGCTCAATGCGCCGATTGCGCCGTAA
- a CDS encoding metallophosphoesterase, with amino-acid sequence MGEALTVLVASDFHYAGPTERRRRGYESRGLRPWWMRWYVRAYYRWVWMADLTAHYVQLRQFLHLAPPADWLIVNGDYSCDSAFLGVMEEGAFESASQCLAQLRQHAGERFAATIGDHELGKRRLGGDLGGLRAESFRRAVEGLGLKPFWELRLGRYVLMGVTSTLLALPVYGREGLAEELPQWQAWRAEHLEAIRAAFRGLRAGERVLLFCHDPTALPFLLEEQAVAARLNQVEHTIIGHLHTPVVFRASGWLAGMPEVRHLGNVPRRLSSALRRAQDWQPFNVVLCPSIAGTQLFKDGGFLTLQLHPGAEAPLRIQRHRLPWLTAQSAH; translated from the coding sequence ATGGGTGAGGCATTAACAGTATTGGTGGCGAGTGATTTTCATTACGCCGGACCCACCGAGAGGCGGCGCCGCGGTTACGAAAGCCGCGGGCTGCGGCCTTGGTGGATGCGGTGGTATGTGCGGGCGTATTACCGCTGGGTCTGGATGGCCGATTTGACCGCGCATTATGTGCAGTTGCGCCAATTCCTGCATCTGGCGCCGCCGGCGGACTGGCTCATCGTGAACGGGGATTATTCCTGCGATTCCGCCTTTTTGGGGGTGATGGAGGAGGGGGCGTTTGAGAGCGCGTCCCAATGTCTGGCGCAGTTGCGGCAACATGCAGGCGAGCGGTTTGCCGCGACCATCGGCGACCATGAGCTGGGCAAGCGCCGGCTGGGGGGGGATTTGGGCGGGCTGCGGGCGGAGAGTTTTCGGCGGGCGGTTGAGGGTTTGGGATTGAAGCCGTTTTGGGAGCTGCGGTTGGGGCGGTATGTGTTGATGGGGGTGACTTCCACGCTGCTAGCCTTGCCGGTGTATGGGCGGGAGGGGCTGGCGGAAGAATTGCCGCAATGGCAGGCGTGGCGGGCGGAGCATTTGGAGGCCATTCGGGCCGCGTTTCGAGGGTTGCGGGCGGGCGAGCGGGTGTTGTTGTTTTGCCATGACCCGACGGCGCTGCCGTTTCTGTTGGAAGAACAGGCGGTGGCGGCGCGATTGAATCAGGTGGAGCACACCATCATTGGGCATTTGCACACACCGGTGGTCTTCCGGGCCAGTGGCTGGCTGGCGGGAATGCCGGAAGTGCGGCACTTGGGCAACGTGCCCCGGCGGTTAAGCTCCGCCCTGCGTCGCGCCCAGGACTGGCAGCCATTCAACGTGGTCTTGTGCCCTTCCATCGCGGGGACGCAGTTGTTCAAGGATGGTGGATTTTTAACGCTGCAACTCCATCCCGGCGCGGAAGCGCCATTGCGGATTCAACGGCATCGGCTGCCGTGGCTTACGGCGCAATCGGCGCATTGA
- a CDS encoding pyridoxine 5'-phosphate synthase gives MLKLGVNIDHVATVREARYRGCGHGEPDPVEAARLCEQAGAHGITAHLREDRRHIQDRDVWKLREIVTTRLNLEMANSPEIIGIALRLKPDIVCIVPERRQEITTEGGLDVAGQREAIRETRQRMNEAGIEVSLFIAPDPVQVEAAASTGTQFIELHTGAFAEAWPDPAARAVEVERLRQAAELAHQAGLRVNAGHGIHYQNLRDLYRVPHLVELNIGHSIISRAVMVGLPAAVQEMLALMRDYPAGGGAA, from the coding sequence ATGCTCAAACTCGGCGTTAACATTGACCACGTGGCCACCGTGCGCGAGGCCCGCTACCGGGGCTGCGGCCACGGCGAGCCCGACCCCGTGGAGGCCGCCCGCTTGTGCGAGCAGGCGGGGGCGCACGGCATCACCGCCCATTTGCGCGAAGACCGCCGCCACATCCAGGACCGGGACGTCTGGAAATTGCGCGAAATCGTCACCACCCGCCTGAACCTGGAAATGGCCAACTCCCCGGAGATTATTGGCATCGCCCTGCGCCTCAAACCGGACATCGTCTGCATCGTCCCCGAGCGCCGCCAGGAAATCACCACCGAGGGCGGCCTGGACGTGGCGGGACAACGGGAGGCCATCCGCGAAACCCGCCAGCGCATGAACGAGGCCGGCATCGAGGTCAGCCTTTTTATTGCGCCGGACCCCGTCCAGGTGGAGGCCGCCGCCAGCACGGGAACACAATTCATTGAGCTGCACACCGGCGCCTTTGCCGAGGCCTGGCCCGACCCCGCGGCGCGCGCCGTGGAAGTCGAGCGCCTGCGCCAGGCTGCCGAGCTGGCCCACCAGGCCGGCCTGCGCGTCAACGCCGGCCACGGCATCCACTACCAAAACCTGCGGGACCTGTACCGCGTCCCGCATCTGGTCGAGCTCAACATCGGCCACAGCATCATCAGCCGCGCCGTGATGGTCGGACTGCCGGCCGCCGTTCAGGAAATGCTGGCCCTCATGCGAGACTATCCGGCAGGAGGCGGGGCCGCATGA
- the acpS gene encoding holo-ACP synthase — MLGVGIDIIEVARIEQSYQRFGERFLNRILRPAEIEYCLSFKHPGPHLAARFAAKEAVSKAFGTGIGSQLSWHAIEVQRRPSGEPFITLHEEGLVLLASRGGRQVLVSLTHTTQYAAAVALLEA; from the coding sequence ATTTTGGGCGTGGGCATAGACATCATTGAAGTCGCCCGCATCGAGCAGTCCTACCAGCGCTTTGGCGAGCGTTTCCTCAACCGCATCCTGCGGCCGGCGGAAATCGAGTACTGCCTGAGCTTCAAACACCCCGGCCCGCATCTGGCTGCGCGCTTTGCCGCCAAGGAGGCCGTCTCCAAGGCATTCGGCACCGGCATCGGCTCCCAATTGAGCTGGCACGCCATTGAAGTGCAACGCCGGCCTTCCGGCGAGCCGTTCATCACGCTCCACGAGGAGGGCCTGGTCCTGCTGGCCAGCCGCGGCGGGCGCCAGGTCCTGGTGAGCCTCACCCACACCACGCAATACGCCGCCGCGGTGGCCCTGTTGGAAGCATGA
- a CDS encoding L,D-transpeptidase codes for MNPPALCRLPAAFERACERRGVLLTEYALAVSVQRQRLRLFVRLPWRHSAAPRPAVALVREMLISTSRFGVGQQENSQQTPLGLHRVAAKIGGGWPPGAVFKARQMCGYTWQGQPQARIVHRILWLAGLEPGFNQGGRVDSFRRYIYLHGFSDPLALGRPASHGCIHLGADDLLLLFDLLPVGTLVWIGRDW; via the coding sequence ATGAACCCGCCCGCTTTATGCCGTCTGCCAGCCGCCTTCGAGCGGGCCTGTGAACGGCGCGGCGTGCTCCTCACGGAGTACGCGCTGGCCGTCAGCGTGCAGCGCCAGCGTCTGCGCCTTTTCGTGCGCCTGCCCTGGCGCCACAGCGCCGCACCGCGCCCGGCCGTGGCGCTGGTGCGGGAAATGCTCATCTCCACTTCGCGCTTTGGCGTGGGCCAGCAGGAAAACTCGCAGCAAACCCCGCTGGGCCTTCACCGTGTCGCCGCCAAAATCGGCGGCGGCTGGCCGCCCGGCGCCGTGTTCAAGGCCCGCCAAATGTGCGGTTACACCTGGCAGGGACAACCCCAGGCGCGCATCGTGCATCGCATCCTCTGGCTGGCCGGCCTGGAGCCGGGCTTCAATCAAGGCGGCCGCGTGGACAGTTTCCGCCGCTACATCTACCTCCACGGTTTCAGCGACCCGCTGGCCCTGGGGCGCCCCGCCTCGCATGGATGCATCCACCTGGGCGCCGATGACCTGCTCCTGCTTTTTGACTTGCTGCCCGTCGGCACGCTGGTTTGGATAGGCAGGGATTGGTAA
- a CDS encoding PQQ-binding-like beta-propeller repeat protein → MSHRYMLFVRRCRLNVVTGMLLALGAMSLPAAAPGEILWTFPVGVKIQSSAALGPDGTLYFGADNGALYALRPDGQKKWEFRAAGALAATPVVGPEGTIYLAGTDRLIYALLPDGREKWRVMPGSGYVSSPALGPQGMLYAGSVFGTLFAIEPAGFRKWEFPANGNIVSSPAISAAGVIYFGSYDTNFYAVNPDGSRRWYVDTGDKIGSSPAIDAQGNVYFGSNDQYLHAVSPFGERLWEVRTGGPVRGSPVIATNGIVIFGSDDRKLRAVSQEARVLWEFATEGWIRSTPALAADGSIYFGSYDGRFYALDAQGRKKWAITTPDAISTSPLLTTNGVLYFGGWDGRFYAVQADAGLAATPWPLFRANVRRTGSLAPEGRPPAVAATLPPPPPPPEAEPEIILPPVRQPTFTNRAAPPPIRFTDITSTPRELILSNQTVVVKPLTPPQRPPAERIRNDRTPPKINLRSPEPRVRLTNPLLVITGTARDNEGLARVEYQLDQNDLQAAEGLGEWTIRQQVTPGAHRVRVRAVDLAGLVSDWVEVQCEYVLASPLLLQIVGQGEVTPNLSRDLLEIGRTYTLTAKPERGWTFARWTGGVNSEKTTLEFVMRSNLVLIANFVPKTTAPKEAPDAPPAETPERPSLAVTVTVSGAGTVTPDTRGRKYTAGKTLSLQARANPGHRFAGWRGSVTSSDAELHLLLRSNMTLEAVFEPGPFVERQGAYAGLAWVPSAVGLDNSGLAQFEVDTEGHYQGRLWWSGQAHVLRGQFDADGRARQLLARSGETTLAFELSLTYQMPGAPPQALLGWVRDGEWTSPLTARRAARRLPEGLAAGAYTAALVPRNLPPQVQGDGWLLLRLAPPHQVTLAGRLPDGTPLEAKTVLGEDGHCPVYLPLYGGRGALLGWCQWDPQKNPPLTGQLAWFKPPSPKDKLLPAGAAGLLIVCGQRAEPSRPGRPAWTAPQAVLAFTGGQLPETLGSVLEWDERGRPRFALAAYEKMEFRLDPEHGLFEGAFTHPTTRKSTVFQGVWLPQMGWGSGCFVDGETIGLVSLTPATNALPAAAEAAAGQAPAPSRPRSK, encoded by the coding sequence ATGAGCCATCGTTATATGCTTTTCGTCCGTCGTTGCCGCCTGAATGTGGTGACCGGAATGCTCCTTGCCCTCGGCGCCATGTCCCTGCCCGCCGCCGCGCCGGGGGAAATCTTGTGGACCTTTCCGGTGGGCGTGAAAATCCAATCCTCCGCCGCCCTGGGGCCGGACGGCACCCTCTATTTCGGCGCGGACAATGGCGCCCTGTACGCCCTGCGGCCGGACGGCCAGAAAAAATGGGAATTCCGCGCGGCCGGCGCCCTGGCCGCCACGCCCGTGGTGGGGCCCGAAGGCACCATTTACCTCGCCGGCACCGACCGCCTGATTTACGCGCTGCTGCCCGATGGCCGGGAGAAATGGCGCGTCATGCCCGGCAGCGGCTACGTCAGCTCGCCCGCCTTGGGGCCGCAGGGCATGTTGTATGCTGGTTCGGTGTTTGGCACCTTGTTTGCCATTGAACCCGCCGGCTTTCGCAAATGGGAATTTCCCGCCAATGGCAACATCGTCTCCTCCCCCGCCATCAGCGCCGCGGGCGTCATCTATTTCGGGTCTTATGACACCAATTTCTACGCCGTCAATCCGGACGGCTCGCGCCGCTGGTACGTGGACACCGGCGATAAAATTGGCTCCTCCCCGGCGATTGACGCGCAGGGCAATGTCTATTTTGGCAGCAACGACCAATACCTCCACGCCGTCAGCCCCTTCGGCGAGCGGCTCTGGGAAGTCCGCACCGGCGGCCCGGTGCGCGGCTCGCCGGTGATTGCCACCAACGGCATCGTCATCTTCGGCTCCGATGACCGCAAACTGCGCGCCGTTTCTCAGGAGGCCCGTGTCTTGTGGGAGTTTGCCACCGAAGGCTGGATTCGCAGCACACCCGCCCTGGCCGCCGATGGCTCCATTTACTTTGGCTCCTATGATGGACGCTTTTACGCCCTGGACGCCCAGGGCCGCAAAAAATGGGCCATCACCACGCCCGACGCCATCAGCACCTCGCCGCTCCTCACCACCAATGGCGTGCTCTATTTTGGCGGATGGGACGGGCGTTTCTACGCCGTGCAGGCCGATGCCGGCCTGGCAGCCACCCCCTGGCCGCTCTTCCGGGCCAACGTCCGGCGCACCGGCTCCCTGGCCCCGGAAGGCCGGCCCCCCGCCGTCGCGGCCACACTGCCGCCCCCGCCGCCCCCGCCCGAAGCAGAACCGGAAATCATCCTGCCGCCCGTCCGGCAGCCCACCTTCACCAATCGTGCCGCGCCGCCGCCCATTCGATTTACGGACATCACCAGCACCCCGCGCGAGTTAATCCTCAGCAACCAAACCGTGGTGGTGAAGCCGCTGACTCCCCCACAGCGCCCGCCCGCCGAGCGCATCCGCAATGACCGCACCCCGCCCAAAATCAACCTGCGCTCGCCCGAGCCGCGCGTGCGCCTCACCAACCCCCTGCTGGTCATCACCGGCACCGCGCGCGATAATGAAGGACTCGCCCGCGTTGAATATCAACTGGACCAAAACGATTTGCAGGCCGCCGAAGGTCTGGGCGAGTGGACCATCCGCCAGCAAGTCACACCCGGCGCCCATCGCGTGCGCGTGCGCGCCGTGGACCTGGCCGGGCTGGTCTCCGACTGGGTGGAGGTGCAATGCGAATACGTCCTGGCCAGCCCCCTCCTGCTCCAAATCGTCGGCCAGGGCGAGGTCACGCCCAACCTCTCGCGGGACCTCCTTGAGATTGGCCGCACTTACACCCTCACCGCCAAACCCGAGCGCGGCTGGACCTTTGCCCGCTGGACCGGCGGCGTGAACTCCGAAAAAACCACGCTGGAATTTGTGATGCGCAGCAACCTCGTGCTCATCGCCAATTTCGTCCCCAAAACCACCGCCCCGAAAGAAGCCCCCGACGCGCCGCCGGCCGAGACCCCCGAACGCCCCAGCCTGGCCGTCACAGTGACTGTCTCCGGCGCGGGCACCGTCACGCCCGACACCCGCGGCCGCAAATACACCGCCGGCAAAACCCTCAGCCTGCAGGCCCGCGCCAATCCGGGACACCGCTTTGCCGGCTGGCGCGGCAGCGTGACCTCTTCCGATGCCGAGCTGCATCTGCTGCTGCGCTCCAACATGACCTTGGAAGCGGTGTTTGAACCCGGCCCCTTTGTGGAGCGCCAGGGCGCCTATGCCGGCCTAGCCTGGGTCCCCTCCGCCGTCGGGCTCGACAACAGCGGACTGGCCCAATTCGAGGTGGACACCGAAGGACACTACCAGGGGCGCTTGTGGTGGAGCGGCCAGGCGCACGTGCTCCGCGGCCAATTCGATGCCGACGGCCGCGCCCGCCAGTTGCTGGCGCGCTCCGGCGAAACCACTCTGGCCTTTGAACTCAGCCTGACCTACCAGATGCCCGGCGCCCCCCCGCAGGCGCTTCTGGGCTGGGTGCGCGATGGCGAATGGACTTCACCCCTCACCGCCCGCCGCGCCGCCCGCCGCCTGCCGGAAGGCCTCGCCGCCGGCGCTTACACCGCCGCCCTCGTCCCCCGTAATCTTCCCCCGCAAGTCCAGGGTGACGGCTGGCTTCTCCTGCGCCTTGCCCCGCCCCATCAGGTGACCCTCGCCGGACGGCTGCCGGACGGCACGCCCCTGGAAGCCAAAACCGTGCTCGGCGAGGATGGCCATTGTCCGGTGTATCTGCCACTCTACGGCGGGCGCGGCGCCTTGCTGGGCTGGTGCCAGTGGGACCCCCAGAAAAACCCGCCGCTGACCGGCCAGCTCGCGTGGTTCAAGCCACCCTCGCCCAAAGACAAGCTGCTTCCCGCCGGCGCCGCCGGGCTGTTGATTGTTTGCGGCCAGCGCGCAGAGCCGTCGCGCCCGGGGCGTCCCGCGTGGACGGCCCCCCAGGCGGTGCTGGCCTTCACGGGCGGCCAACTACCCGAAACCTTGGGCAGTGTCCTGGAATGGGATGAACGCGGCCGCCCCCGCTTTGCCCTGGCTGCGTACGAAAAAATGGAGTTTCGCCTGGACCCCGAACACGGCCTCTTTGAAGGCGCGTTCACCCATCCCACCACCCGCAAAAGCACGGTTTTCCAAGGCGTATGGCTCCCGCAAATGGGCTGGGGTTCAGGCTGTTTTGTGGACGGCGAAACCATTGGTCTGGTCAGCTTGACGCCCGCCACCAATGCGCTGCCGGCCGCCGCGGAGGCCGCTGCCGGTCAGGCGCCCGCGCCCAGCCGGCCCAGGAGCAAATAA
- a CDS encoding adenylate/guanylate cyclase domain-containing protein: MPPADSSGGETAPAVVLIVEDDDIIRDLLCSLVRQMHLTPLPACNGLEALEALEFQRFDLVLLDLAMPEFDGYDVLQRIKNDLRLRRVPVIVLSGMTDVDTAIRCIEMGADDFLTKPIQTTLLKARIRTSLQHKRLYDMEADFLRRLEQEQERSERLLLNVLPSSIAQRLKEGEDHIAEHFPECTVMFSDLVGFSRLANRITPAELVQVLNTIFSAFDQLADRHGLEKIKTIGDAYMVVGGVPNPRPDHPEAVAEMALDMQELMRTMHMHTGHLLQMRIGIHTGPVVAGIIGTRKFSYDLWGETVNIASRLESSGRPGSIQVSAATAERLQHKYQFASAGTVEAKGIGPVPAYLLLGRLGAGA, translated from the coding sequence ATGCCCCCAGCGGACAGCAGTGGCGGTGAGACGGCCCCGGCCGTGGTGCTCATCGTGGAGGATGATGACATCATCCGCGATTTGCTGTGTTCGCTGGTGCGGCAGATGCATTTGACGCCGCTGCCGGCCTGCAACGGGCTGGAGGCACTGGAGGCGCTGGAGTTTCAGCGGTTTGACTTGGTGCTGCTGGACCTCGCCATGCCGGAGTTTGACGGCTACGACGTGCTCCAGCGCATCAAGAATGATTTGCGCCTGCGGCGGGTGCCGGTCATTGTGCTGTCAGGGATGACGGATGTGGACACGGCCATTCGCTGCATTGAGATGGGGGCGGATGATTTTCTGACCAAGCCGATTCAAACCACGCTGCTGAAGGCACGCATTCGGACCTCCTTGCAGCACAAGCGGCTCTATGACATGGAGGCGGATTTTCTGCGGCGGCTCGAACAGGAGCAGGAGCGCAGCGAGCGGCTGCTGCTCAACGTGCTGCCGTCCTCCATTGCCCAGCGGCTCAAGGAGGGAGAGGACCACATTGCGGAGCATTTCCCGGAGTGCACGGTGATGTTTTCCGATTTGGTGGGGTTCAGCCGCCTGGCCAACCGCATCACGCCGGCGGAGCTGGTGCAGGTGCTCAACACCATCTTCAGCGCCTTTGACCAACTGGCGGACCGCCACGGGCTGGAGAAAATCAAGACCATTGGCGACGCCTACATGGTGGTGGGCGGCGTGCCCAACCCGCGGCCGGACCACCCGGAAGCGGTGGCGGAAATGGCGCTGGACATGCAGGAGCTGATGCGCACCATGCACATGCACACCGGGCATTTGTTGCAAATGCGCATCGGCATCCACACGGGGCCGGTGGTGGCGGGCATCATTGGGACGCGCAAGTTTTCGTATGATTTGTGGGGGGAAACGGTGAACATTGCCAGCCGCCTGGAATCCAGCGGCCGCCCCGGCTCCATCCAGGTGAGCGCCGCCACCGCGGAGCGGTTGCAGCACAAATACCAGTTTGCCTCGGCCGGCACAGTGGAGGCCAAAGGCATCGGGCCGGTGCCGGCTTATTTGCTCCTGGGCCGGCTGGGCGCGGGCGCCTGA
- a CDS encoding FmdB family zinc ribbon protein, protein MPIYEFHCEKCGKDSEILVRSTQWQGALCPHCGSTRLSKKLSVFASATAGTSSSSSSSEGGCGGGGCACACRGGAHHH, encoded by the coding sequence ATGCCAATTTACGAATTTCATTGCGAAAAGTGCGGCAAGGACAGCGAGATTCTGGTGCGTTCGACGCAATGGCAGGGCGCGCTCTGCCCCCATTGCGGCTCGACGCGCCTGAGCAAGAAACTTTCGGTGTTTGCCTCGGCCACGGCCGGGACCAGCAGCAGCAGCAGCTCCAGCGAGGGCGGCTGTGGCGGCGGCGGGTGCGCGTGCGCCTGCCGCGGGGGCGCCCACCATCATTAA